In Solanum pennellii chromosome 3, SPENNV200, a single window of DNA contains:
- the LOC107014616 gene encoding uncharacterized protein LOC107014616 isoform X2, whose amino-acid sequence MDSQTLMIGPSYHLSGISSRRRVFHHGEAFCFMMVLFHIIIILAKGEPCSMKGQQNQAEYDACMSYKPNEEDGFSGDLSNGFVLENPVPRQSLDSVCSHTDMFCFPPRLREFLFEEKNAQSQVEEVSGVQSDVDLPVGSDEENKNLSRSSDSCIFKFLGGRTISCYLSYPEFYSELPCNCIRRNRADGVSFGEVPLSDDKYKKLKPKAEDGTDSFNILGGSSPHVEISPPLLDWGEKYLYFPSLAFLNVKNTHSDRSLTVFEPYGTNSQFYPCNFSETLLAPGETASICFVFLPTWLGLSSAQFVLQTSSGGFLVQAKGFTVESPYRIQPFVGLDISSSGRLSKNLSLYNPYNEALYVEEVTIWTSISSGDNTRYAKAICNMNKGEDSNNNFSLLGVKEWLDVKGDEVGIPLVAIRPHRNWKIDPHKTETIIELDFPSHTTGEIFGAFSLQLLSSSKVKADTIIVPLKAELGKMSAHSELMDPLLLSIQTVEPCATDGTSVVALSVRNDSPYILSIVKVSEAGENIKYFRVRYVEGLILFPGTVTQVAVVTYPPVQAHEMSMNCKLLVSTNDSRTSEIEVACMDVVSLHSGGKHDSSIGQEENSDEVEPGNTRASSSSSMRSPLEIKAVDTTMADESVLKNWKSHATAYDMSVLDESEVVFPVIQVGSYHSQWITIENPSQKPILVQLVLNSWEIIDECKTSGSHLQPSLSSRIVANYSTAPKRYGFSLAENAVTEGLLHPFSKASFGPILFQPAARCQWRSSALLRNNLSGVEWLSLKGSGGLLSLVLLDASVPVQNLDFKLNMPTPLNLSSSGVLYNMKDKFHACSLSLSKELHAKNVGDFPLEVKKIEISGTECGTDGFVINGCEGFSLEPEESIKLEISYHTDFSAATIHRDLELALATGILVIPMKASLPIRVLHFCKRSLFWTRVKKLLVTILLLTSLFFLVLWCIIPHVMAFGSHECLPKSGKSYMTSVSHAGKLSRMHPTEKQIGKFVFSFKLNSLLRSIGEGEALSVESFSACEDIQAVSQNQSVTDQNVNHCAGYNSASDTQKGMEVSSSTKPVAIQSSDTYETSKTGNLTVKIAKEKGRRRKKKKNSATALTGLFDVSSSHSGNSTPSSPLSPTSNLTPRRPSPPSAVVDRPVKLINPFADVGSHQCKKNIHSEYASQRNVLQREVTLTDGGKNSCPPQEKPGAPKRSASKPVLLPSATFPCADKSAPRLMCRQPVLASSSVIAPHLRAPGSKPPNQMALKTDKKMGMEEKFTYDIWGDHLSNLPLVGRSKEVLETPPRALENSSSSFFLRGPQTLITNYQQITVSSDREG is encoded by the exons ATGGACTCTCAAACCCTAATGATCGGACCTTCATATCATCTCTCCGGCATCTCCTCCCGCCG GAGAGTGTTTCACCATGGTGAAGCATTCTGCTTTATGATGGTTCTGTTCCATATCATCATTATTCTGGCTAAAGGTGAACCATGTTCAATGAAGGGACAGCAAAACCAAGCAGAGTATGATGCATGTATGTCCTACAAACCCAATGAGGAGGACGGCTTTAGTGGTGATTTGTCAAACGGTTTCGTTCTTGAGAACCCCGTACCTCGTCAAAGTCTTGATAGCGTGTGTTCACATACAGACATGTTCTGCTTTCCACCCAGATTGCGGGAGTTTTTGTTTGAAGAGAAGAATGCCCAATCACAAGTGGAAGAAGTTTCTGGGGTTCAATCTGATGTTGATTTGCCGGTAGGATCAGATGAAGAGAATAAAAATCTTAGTAGGTCATCCGATTCTTGTATTTTCAAGTTCTTGGGTGGAAGAACAATTTCATGCTATCTGAGTTACCCAGAGTTTTACAGTGAATTGCCTTGTAATTGTATAAGAAGGAATAGGGCAGATGGTGTTTCTTTCGGTGAAGTGCCTTTGTCtgatgataaatataaaaaattgaaaccaAAAGCAGAAGACGGGACAGACAGTTTCAACATTTTGGGTGGTTCTTCCCCTCATGTAGAAATCAGTCCCCCTTTGCTCGACTGGGGGGAGAAGTATTTATATTTTCCTTCATTAGCTTTTCTAAATGTTAAAAATACACACAGCGACAGGTCACTGACTGTCTTTGAACCTTATGGAACCAATTCTCAGTTTTACCCTTGCAATTTCAGCGAAACATTGTTGGCACCTGGTGAAACTGCATCAatttgttttgtgtttttgCCTACATGGTTGGGTTTATCTTCAGCGCAGTTTGTTTTGCAGACTAGCTCCGGTGGTTTCTTGGTTCAGGCTAAGGGCTTTACTGTTGAATCTCCATATCGCATACAGCCTTTCGTCGGTCTTGATATTTCCTCTAGTGGAAGGCTGAGTAAAAATCTTTCTTTGTATAATCCTTACAATGAAGCCCTCTATGTGGAGGAGGTAACTATTTGGACGTCTATTTCTTCAGGAGATAATACCCGTTATGCAAAAGCAATTTGTAATATGAATAAAGGTGAAGATTCAAACAATAATTTCAGCTTGCTTGGTGTTAAGGAGTGGCTGGATGTCAAGGGTGATGAGGTTGGTATCCCTCTAGTTGCAATTAGACCCCATAGGAATTGGAAAATTGATCCTCACAAAACTGAGACCATCATAGAATTAGATTTCCCTAGTCATACAACGGGAGAGATATTTGGTGCCTTTTCTCTGCAGTTGCTTAGCTCTTCCAAAGTTAAAGCTGATACAATTATTGTCCCTCTCAAAGCAGAACTGGGCAAGATGTCTGCTCACAGTGAGCTCATGGATCCACTTCTTTTGTCTATTCAAACTGTAGAACCATGTGCGACTGATGGTACTAGTGTTGTTGCTCTGTCAGTGAGAAATGATTCTCCTTACATATTGAGCATTGTCAAGGTAAGTGAGGCTGGAGAGAACATCAAGTATTTTCGTGTCAGATATGTTGAGGGACTAATACTCTTCCCTGGTACTGTTACGCAAGTCGCTGTGGTCACATACCCTCCGGTGCAAGCTCATGAAATGAGCATGAACTGTAAATTGCTCGTATCAACTAATGACTCGAGAACTTCTGAAATTGAAGTTGCTTGCATGGATGTAGTCAGCCTTCATTCAGGAGGTAAACATGACTCTTCAATTGGTCAAGAAGAGAACTCTGATGAAGTTGAACCTGGAAACACAAGAGCCTCTTCAAGCAGCAGCATGCGGTCACCATTAGAAATCAAG GCTGTGGATACAACAATGGCAGATGAGTCGGTATTGAAGAACTGGAAATCTCATGCTACTGCTTATGACATGTCTGTACTGGATGAAAGTGAAGTAGTGTTTCCAGTGATTCAAGTCGGAAGTTATCACTCTCAGTGGATCACAATAGAAAACCCAAGTCAAAAACCAATCTTGGTGCAGCTTGTTCTGAACTCCTGGGAAATTATTGATGAGTGCAAGACTTCAGGAAGCCATTTGCAGCCTTCTCTATCCAGTAGAATAGTTGCTAACTACTCTACTGCTCCAAAGAGATATGGTTTTTCGCTAGCAGAGAATGCAGTAACTGAAGGACTTCTTCACCCTTTTAGTAAAGCATCATTTGGTCCAATTTTATTTCAACCTGCAGCTCGATGTCAGTGGAGAAGTTCAGCATTGCTCAGGAACAATCTTTCTGGTGTGGAGTGGTTAAGTCTCAAAGGTTCTGGGGGGTTGCTTTCTTTGGTCTTGCTTGATGCGTCTGTACCTGTGCAGAACTTGGATTTCAAATTAAACATGCCAACCCCTCTTAATCTCTCTTCTTCGGGTGTGCTATATAACatgaaggataaatttcatgcATGTTCTCTGTCATTGTCAAAGGAGCTTCATGCAAAGAACGTGGGTGACTTCCCCTTGGAggtcaaaaaaattgaaatctcTGGAACAGAGTGTGGAACAGATGGGTTCGTAATAAATGGTTGTGAAGGCTTTTCTCTTGAACCTGAGGAGTCTATAAAGCTTGAGATATCATATCATACTGATTTTTCTGCTGCCACTATACATAGAGATCTTGAACTGGCTTTGGCAACTGGCATACTTGTTATACCAATGAAAGCTAGCCTTCCTATCCGTGTGCTTCATTTCTGCAAGAGGTCTTTGTTCTGGACGAGGGTGAAGAAATTGCTCGTCACAATTCTCTTGCTAACTTCTTTATTCTTTCTAGTTCTGTGGTGCATCATACCCCACGTGATGGCCTTTGGCTCCCATGAGTGCTTGCCTAAGAGTGGAAAAAGCTATATGACATCTGTTAGTCATGCTGGAAAATTGTCTCGCATGCATCCCACTGAGAAACAGATTGGCAAGTTTGTCTTCTCCTTTAAATTGAACAGTTTGCTTCGGTCAATTGGGGAAGGTGAGGCTCTGTCAGTTGAAAGTTTCAGTGCATGTGAAGATATTCAAGCTGTCTCCCAAAATCAAAGTGTAACTGATCAGAATGTGAATCATTGTGCAGGATATAACTCTGCATCAGATACCCAAAAGGGAATGGAGGTGTCATCCTCTACAAAGCCTGTAGCAATTCAGAGTTCTGATACATATGAAACCTCAAAAACTGGTAATCTCACTGTCAAAATTGCAAAAGAAAAAGGGAGGAGgcggaagaagaaaaagaattctGCGACTGCTTTGACTGGACTTTTTGATGTTTCAAGTAGTCATAGTGGCAATTCTACACCATCGTCACCCCTGTCTCCTACCTCAAATTTAACACCTCGTCGGCCATCTCCCCCGTCTGCTGTTGTGGATCGACCTGTTAAGCTCATCAATCCCTTTGCTGATGTTGGTAGTCatcaatgtaaaaaaaatatacactcCGAATATGCATCTCAGAGGAATGTCTTGCAGAGAGAGGTAACATTAACGGATGGTGGAAAAAATTCTTGTCCTCCTCAAGAGAAGCCTGGTGCACCTAAAAGATCAGCCAGCAAACCTGTTCTTCTGCCTTCAGCAACCTTCCCTTGTGCTGATAAATCTGCTCCTCGCTTGATGTGTCGTCAACCAGTTCTGGCTTCAAGTTCTGTAATTGCTCCTCATTTACGAGCTCCTGGATCTAAACCTCCAAATCAGATGGCACTTAAAACTGATAAAAAGATGGGTATGGAGGAAAAGTTTACTTATGATATTTGGGGTGACCATCTTTCCAATCTTCCCCTTGTAGGTAGGTCAAAGGAGGTATTGGAGACGCCTCCGCGTGCTTTAGAAAACAGCTCCAGTAGTTTCTTTCTAAGGGGTCCACAGACCCTTATTACCAACTACCAACAAATAACTGTAAGTTCTGACCGTGAAGGTTAA
- the LOC107014616 gene encoding uncharacterized protein LOC107014616 isoform X4 translates to MSYKPNEEDGFSGDLSNGFVLENPVPRQSLDSVCSHTDMFCFPPRLREFLFEEKNAQSQVEEVSGVQSDVDLPVGSDEENKNLSRSSDSCIFKFLGGRTISCYLSYPEFYSELPCNCIRRNRADGVSFGEVPLSDDKYKKLKPKAEDGTDSFNILGGSSPHVEISPPLLDWGEKYLYFPSLAFLNVKNTHSDRSLTVFEPYGTNSQFYPCNFSETLLAPGETASICFVFLPTWLGLSSAQFVLQTSSGGFLVQAKGFTVESPYRIQPFVGLDISSSGRLSKNLSLYNPYNEALYVEEVTIWTSISSGDNTRYAKAICNMNKGEDSNNNFSLLGVKEWLDVKGDEVGIPLVAIRPHRNWKIDPHKTETIIELDFPSHTTGEIFGAFSLQLLSSSKVKADTIIVPLKAELGKMSAHSELMDPLLLSIQTVEPCATDGTSVVALSVRNDSPYILSIVKVSEAGENIKYFRVRYVEGLILFPGTVTQVAVVTYPPVQAHEMSMNCKLLVSTNDSRTSEIEVACMDVVSLHSGGKHDSSIGQEENSDEVEPGNTRASSSSSMRSPLEIKAVDTTMADESVLKNWKSHATAYDMSVLDESEVVFPVIQVGSYHSQWITIENPSQKPILVQLVLNSWEIIDECKTSGSHLQPSLSSRIVANYSTAPKRYGFSLAENAVTEGLLHPFSKASFGPILFQPAARCQWRSSALLRNNLSGVEWLSLKGSGGLLSLVLLDASVPVQNLDFKLNMPTPLNLSSSGVLYNMKDKFHACSLSLSKELHAKNVGDFPLEVKKIEISGTECGTDGFVINGCEGFSLEPEESIKLEISYHTDFSAATIHRDLELALATGILVIPMKASLPIRVLHFCKRSLFWTRVKKLLVTILLLTSLFFLVLWCIIPHVMAFGSHECLPKSGKSYMTSVSHAGKLSRMHPTEKQIGKFVFSFKLNSLLRSIGEGEALSVESFSACEDIQAVSQNQSVTDQNVNHCAGYNSASDTQKGMEVSSSTKPVAIQSSDTYETSKTGNLTVKIAKEKGRRRKKKKNSATALTGLFDVSSSHSGNSTPSSPLSPTSNLTPRRPSPPSAVVDRPVKLINPFADVGSHQCKKNIHSEYASQRNVLQREVTLTDGGKNSCPPQEKPGAPKRSASKPVLLPSATFPCADKSAPRLMCRQPVLASSSVIAPHLRAPGSKPPNQMALKTDKKMGMEEKFTYDIWGDHLSNLPLVGRSKEVLETPPRALENSSSSFFLRGPQTLITNYQQITVSSDREG, encoded by the exons ATGTCCTACAAACCCAATGAGGAGGACGGCTTTAGTGGTGATTTGTCAAACGGTTTCGTTCTTGAGAACCCCGTACCTCGTCAAAGTCTTGATAGCGTGTGTTCACATACAGACATGTTCTGCTTTCCACCCAGATTGCGGGAGTTTTTGTTTGAAGAGAAGAATGCCCAATCACAAGTGGAAGAAGTTTCTGGGGTTCAATCTGATGTTGATTTGCCGGTAGGATCAGATGAAGAGAATAAAAATCTTAGTAGGTCATCCGATTCTTGTATTTTCAAGTTCTTGGGTGGAAGAACAATTTCATGCTATCTGAGTTACCCAGAGTTTTACAGTGAATTGCCTTGTAATTGTATAAGAAGGAATAGGGCAGATGGTGTTTCTTTCGGTGAAGTGCCTTTGTCtgatgataaatataaaaaattgaaaccaAAAGCAGAAGACGGGACAGACAGTTTCAACATTTTGGGTGGTTCTTCCCCTCATGTAGAAATCAGTCCCCCTTTGCTCGACTGGGGGGAGAAGTATTTATATTTTCCTTCATTAGCTTTTCTAAATGTTAAAAATACACACAGCGACAGGTCACTGACTGTCTTTGAACCTTATGGAACCAATTCTCAGTTTTACCCTTGCAATTTCAGCGAAACATTGTTGGCACCTGGTGAAACTGCATCAatttgttttgtgtttttgCCTACATGGTTGGGTTTATCTTCAGCGCAGTTTGTTTTGCAGACTAGCTCCGGTGGTTTCTTGGTTCAGGCTAAGGGCTTTACTGTTGAATCTCCATATCGCATACAGCCTTTCGTCGGTCTTGATATTTCCTCTAGTGGAAGGCTGAGTAAAAATCTTTCTTTGTATAATCCTTACAATGAAGCCCTCTATGTGGAGGAGGTAACTATTTGGACGTCTATTTCTTCAGGAGATAATACCCGTTATGCAAAAGCAATTTGTAATATGAATAAAGGTGAAGATTCAAACAATAATTTCAGCTTGCTTGGTGTTAAGGAGTGGCTGGATGTCAAGGGTGATGAGGTTGGTATCCCTCTAGTTGCAATTAGACCCCATAGGAATTGGAAAATTGATCCTCACAAAACTGAGACCATCATAGAATTAGATTTCCCTAGTCATACAACGGGAGAGATATTTGGTGCCTTTTCTCTGCAGTTGCTTAGCTCTTCCAAAGTTAAAGCTGATACAATTATTGTCCCTCTCAAAGCAGAACTGGGCAAGATGTCTGCTCACAGTGAGCTCATGGATCCACTTCTTTTGTCTATTCAAACTGTAGAACCATGTGCGACTGATGGTACTAGTGTTGTTGCTCTGTCAGTGAGAAATGATTCTCCTTACATATTGAGCATTGTCAAGGTAAGTGAGGCTGGAGAGAACATCAAGTATTTTCGTGTCAGATATGTTGAGGGACTAATACTCTTCCCTGGTACTGTTACGCAAGTCGCTGTGGTCACATACCCTCCGGTGCAAGCTCATGAAATGAGCATGAACTGTAAATTGCTCGTATCAACTAATGACTCGAGAACTTCTGAAATTGAAGTTGCTTGCATGGATGTAGTCAGCCTTCATTCAGGAGGTAAACATGACTCTTCAATTGGTCAAGAAGAGAACTCTGATGAAGTTGAACCTGGAAACACAAGAGCCTCTTCAAGCAGCAGCATGCGGTCACCATTAGAAATCAAG GCTGTGGATACAACAATGGCAGATGAGTCGGTATTGAAGAACTGGAAATCTCATGCTACTGCTTATGACATGTCTGTACTGGATGAAAGTGAAGTAGTGTTTCCAGTGATTCAAGTCGGAAGTTATCACTCTCAGTGGATCACAATAGAAAACCCAAGTCAAAAACCAATCTTGGTGCAGCTTGTTCTGAACTCCTGGGAAATTATTGATGAGTGCAAGACTTCAGGAAGCCATTTGCAGCCTTCTCTATCCAGTAGAATAGTTGCTAACTACTCTACTGCTCCAAAGAGATATGGTTTTTCGCTAGCAGAGAATGCAGTAACTGAAGGACTTCTTCACCCTTTTAGTAAAGCATCATTTGGTCCAATTTTATTTCAACCTGCAGCTCGATGTCAGTGGAGAAGTTCAGCATTGCTCAGGAACAATCTTTCTGGTGTGGAGTGGTTAAGTCTCAAAGGTTCTGGGGGGTTGCTTTCTTTGGTCTTGCTTGATGCGTCTGTACCTGTGCAGAACTTGGATTTCAAATTAAACATGCCAACCCCTCTTAATCTCTCTTCTTCGGGTGTGCTATATAACatgaaggataaatttcatgcATGTTCTCTGTCATTGTCAAAGGAGCTTCATGCAAAGAACGTGGGTGACTTCCCCTTGGAggtcaaaaaaattgaaatctcTGGAACAGAGTGTGGAACAGATGGGTTCGTAATAAATGGTTGTGAAGGCTTTTCTCTTGAACCTGAGGAGTCTATAAAGCTTGAGATATCATATCATACTGATTTTTCTGCTGCCACTATACATAGAGATCTTGAACTGGCTTTGGCAACTGGCATACTTGTTATACCAATGAAAGCTAGCCTTCCTATCCGTGTGCTTCATTTCTGCAAGAGGTCTTTGTTCTGGACGAGGGTGAAGAAATTGCTCGTCACAATTCTCTTGCTAACTTCTTTATTCTTTCTAGTTCTGTGGTGCATCATACCCCACGTGATGGCCTTTGGCTCCCATGAGTGCTTGCCTAAGAGTGGAAAAAGCTATATGACATCTGTTAGTCATGCTGGAAAATTGTCTCGCATGCATCCCACTGAGAAACAGATTGGCAAGTTTGTCTTCTCCTTTAAATTGAACAGTTTGCTTCGGTCAATTGGGGAAGGTGAGGCTCTGTCAGTTGAAAGTTTCAGTGCATGTGAAGATATTCAAGCTGTCTCCCAAAATCAAAGTGTAACTGATCAGAATGTGAATCATTGTGCAGGATATAACTCTGCATCAGATACCCAAAAGGGAATGGAGGTGTCATCCTCTACAAAGCCTGTAGCAATTCAGAGTTCTGATACATATGAAACCTCAAAAACTGGTAATCTCACTGTCAAAATTGCAAAAGAAAAAGGGAGGAGgcggaagaagaaaaagaattctGCGACTGCTTTGACTGGACTTTTTGATGTTTCAAGTAGTCATAGTGGCAATTCTACACCATCGTCACCCCTGTCTCCTACCTCAAATTTAACACCTCGTCGGCCATCTCCCCCGTCTGCTGTTGTGGATCGACCTGTTAAGCTCATCAATCCCTTTGCTGATGTTGGTAGTCatcaatgtaaaaaaaatatacactcCGAATATGCATCTCAGAGGAATGTCTTGCAGAGAGAGGTAACATTAACGGATGGTGGAAAAAATTCTTGTCCTCCTCAAGAGAAGCCTGGTGCACCTAAAAGATCAGCCAGCAAACCTGTTCTTCTGCCTTCAGCAACCTTCCCTTGTGCTGATAAATCTGCTCCTCGCTTGATGTGTCGTCAACCAGTTCTGGCTTCAAGTTCTGTAATTGCTCCTCATTTACGAGCTCCTGGATCTAAACCTCCAAATCAGATGGCACTTAAAACTGATAAAAAGATGGGTATGGAGGAAAAGTTTACTTATGATATTTGGGGTGACCATCTTTCCAATCTTCCCCTTGTAGGTAGGTCAAAGGAGGTATTGGAGACGCCTCCGCGTGCTTTAGAAAACAGCTCCAGTAGTTTCTTTCTAAGGGGTCCACAGACCCTTATTACCAACTACCAACAAATAACTGTAAGTTCTGACCGTGAAGGTTAA